One Myxococcus guangdongensis DNA segment encodes these proteins:
- a CDS encoding amino acid adenylation domain-containing protein encodes MAERAPAPRPALSEALRHRVLVTFNASEQPLEGGDTVVACFEQQVDRAPDATALDFEGTRLTYRQLDERANQLARHLRSLSVGPETRVALCAERSVEQVVGMLGILKAGGAFVPLDPAHPAERQGFVLSDSGAPVVLARQQMLDELPLRGELTVELDGLLPPFARHSVERLEAVASADHLAYVIYTSGSTGRPKGVLVAHAGLRNTALAAVRAHGFRPEDRVLQFASMSFDASVCEVFATLLAGATLVLAPRQRLLPDVPLRTLLRESAITAVTLTPSVLAQLETEGLEGLRTVISAGEALPIAVAERWGQGRRLLNAYGPTEATVCAAITPVAVVPGAITLGTPWPNTRLYVLDEALEPLPPGVAGELFIGGVGVARGYLGRPELTAERFLPHPFSSAPGERLYRTGDLARWTVDGELEYLGRVDSQVKLRGMRVEPGEVEAVLARHPEVREVAVVAREIAEGELALVAFVVPSEGQDEARVNAALRPWLKQQLPEHLVPSALVTLTALPLTSSGKVDRKTLGTLSLGRVDAASASADSAPRGELEVLLAGLFQQVLGVERVGRDSDFFELGGHSLSATRLLARVRHAVGVELPLTALFSHATVARLARALGPISESLAATLASPTPLPADVAPMPSLAQERLWFLQQLQPDSAAYLVVDALELRGALNRAALEDTLRRLVERHAALRVTFTPVEGSPRLRVHPVREPLLTVEDVSRPPHESVTPEAWLQRRLREEASRPLSLEEGPLYRFHLFTSAPEHQVLLWVLHHLVVDGLSMGILLNELATTYSALQEGRVPPAAPATLDYVDLSAWQRTPEVRAREDIHLDYWKRQLADSPSLLALPTDKPRPPVLSDRGAYSRRHMLPREVRLRLEALCRQHQVTPFMALHAVFATLLQRYSGERELCIGTPVSGRTHAASEDIVGLFINTLVLRTHLLPSAPFSMLLAHVWATALEAFSHQDAPFERVVDALHVERSLSHAPLFQVMFDLRRVDSPLSFSGLSSQHVFVDNGTSQLDLALTATELPDSSLQLFFQFRTDLFEHASVERMLTHFVLLLEQVLAAPQAPLSSLSLLSVEERQRVLFDFNDSHRPFDSDGTVASLLLASFARTPDAVALVAPDA; translated from the coding sequence GTGGCCGAGCGCGCGCCCGCCCCACGTCCCGCCCTCTCCGAGGCGCTGCGGCACCGGGTGCTCGTCACCTTCAATGCCTCCGAGCAACCCCTGGAGGGCGGCGACACGGTGGTGGCGTGCTTCGAGCAGCAGGTGGACCGCGCGCCCGACGCGACGGCGCTCGACTTCGAAGGCACCCGGCTGACGTACCGACAGCTCGACGAGCGCGCCAACCAGCTCGCGCGCCATCTGCGCTCGCTGAGCGTGGGACCGGAGACGCGCGTCGCGCTGTGCGCGGAGCGCTCGGTGGAGCAGGTGGTGGGGATGCTGGGCATCCTCAAGGCGGGAGGTGCGTTCGTTCCGTTGGACCCGGCACATCCCGCCGAGCGGCAGGGCTTCGTGCTCTCCGACAGCGGCGCGCCCGTGGTGCTCGCGCGGCAGCAGATGCTGGACGAGCTGCCGCTGCGAGGCGAGCTGACGGTGGAGCTGGATGGCCTGTTGCCACCGTTCGCGCGTCACTCGGTGGAGCGGCTGGAGGCGGTCGCCTCGGCGGACCATCTGGCGTACGTCATCTACACGTCCGGCTCCACGGGGCGGCCCAAGGGCGTGCTGGTGGCGCACGCGGGGCTGCGCAACACGGCGCTGGCCGCGGTGCGGGCGCATGGGTTCCGACCCGAGGACCGGGTGCTCCAGTTCGCGTCGATGAGCTTCGATGCGTCCGTGTGCGAGGTGTTCGCCACGCTGCTCGCGGGCGCGACGTTGGTGCTCGCGCCCCGACAGCGGCTGCTGCCCGACGTGCCCCTGCGCACGCTCTTGCGGGAGAGCGCCATCACCGCGGTGACGTTGACGCCGTCGGTGCTCGCGCAGTTGGAGACGGAGGGGTTGGAGGGCCTGCGCACCGTCATCTCCGCGGGTGAGGCCCTTCCCATCGCGGTGGCCGAGCGCTGGGGACAGGGCCGGCGGCTGCTCAACGCGTATGGACCGACGGAGGCGACGGTCTGCGCCGCGATTACGCCCGTGGCGGTGGTACCGGGCGCCATCACCCTGGGCACGCCGTGGCCCAACACGCGGCTGTACGTGCTCGATGAGGCCCTGGAGCCCCTGCCTCCGGGTGTCGCCGGAGAGCTGTTCATCGGCGGCGTGGGCGTGGCCCGTGGCTACCTGGGGCGACCGGAGCTGACGGCGGAGCGGTTCCTGCCGCATCCCTTCAGCTCAGCGCCGGGTGAGCGGCTCTACCGCACGGGAGACCTGGCCCGGTGGACGGTGGACGGCGAGCTCGAGTACCTGGGCCGCGTCGACTCGCAGGTGAAGCTGCGCGGCATGCGCGTGGAGCCGGGCGAGGTGGAGGCGGTCCTCGCGCGCCATCCGGAGGTCCGCGAGGTCGCCGTCGTGGCCCGCGAAATCGCCGAGGGCGAGCTGGCCCTGGTGGCCTTCGTCGTTCCCTCCGAGGGGCAGGATGAGGCCCGGGTGAACGCGGCGCTGCGTCCGTGGTTGAAGCAGCAGCTCCCCGAGCATCTGGTGCCCTCCGCGCTCGTGACGCTCACCGCGCTTCCGCTGACGTCCTCCGGGAAGGTGGACCGGAAGACGTTGGGCACGCTGTCGCTCGGCCGAGTCGACGCCGCGAGCGCCTCCGCGGACAGCGCGCCGCGAGGAGAGCTGGAGGTGCTGCTGGCGGGGCTGTTCCAGCAGGTGCTGGGCGTGGAGCGGGTGGGACGGGACAGCGACTTCTTCGAGCTGGGCGGACACTCGCTGAGCGCCACGCGATTGCTGGCGCGCGTGCGGCACGCGGTGGGGGTGGAGCTGCCGCTGACGGCGCTGTTCTCACACGCCACCGTGGCCCGTCTGGCCCGGGCGCTGGGCCCCATCTCCGAGTCGCTCGCGGCGACACTCGCCAGCCCCACGCCGCTTCCCGCCGATGTCGCGCCCATGCCGTCCCTGGCGCAGGAGCGACTGTGGTTCCTCCAGCAGCTCCAGCCGGACTCGGCGGCGTACCTCGTCGTCGATGCGCTGGAGCTTCGGGGTGCACTGAATCGGGCCGCGTTGGAGGACACGCTGCGGCGGCTGGTGGAGCGACACGCCGCGCTCCGCGTCACCTTCACGCCCGTGGAGGGGAGCCCGCGCCTGCGTGTCCATCCGGTCCGCGAGCCGCTGCTCACGGTGGAGGACGTGTCACGCCCGCCGCATGAGAGCGTGACTCCGGAGGCGTGGCTCCAGCGCAGACTGCGCGAGGAGGCCTCGCGTCCGCTCTCGTTGGAGGAGGGGCCGCTGTATCGGTTCCACCTGTTCACGAGTGCCCCCGAGCATCAGGTGTTGCTGTGGGTGCTGCATCACCTGGTGGTGGATGGCCTGTCGATGGGCATCCTGCTCAACGAGCTGGCGACGACGTACTCCGCGCTCCAGGAAGGTCGCGTCCCGCCCGCCGCACCCGCCACCCTCGACTACGTGGACCTGTCCGCGTGGCAGCGCACCCCCGAGGTCCGCGCGCGCGAGGACATCCACCTCGACTACTGGAAGCGGCAGCTCGCGGATTCCCCCTCGCTGCTCGCGCTGCCCACGGACAAGCCTCGTCCTCCGGTGCTGTCCGACCGGGGGGCGTACTCGCGTCGTCACATGTTGCCTCGCGAGGTCCGCCTGCGGCTGGAGGCGCTGTGCCGTCAGCATCAGGTGACGCCGTTCATGGCGCTCCATGCCGTGTTCGCCACGCTGCTCCAGCGCTACTCGGGTGAACGCGAGCTGTGCATCGGAACGCCGGTCTCCGGCCGCACGCACGCGGCCTCCGAGGACATCGTCGGTCTGTTCATCAACACGCTCGTCCTGCGGACGCACTTGCTGCCTTCCGCGCCGTTCTCCATGTTGCTGGCGCACGTGTGGGCGACCGCACTGGAGGCCTTCAGTCACCAGGATGCGCCATTCGAGCGCGTCGTGGATGCGCTCCACGTCGAGCGCAGCCTCAGTCACGCGCCCCTCTTCCAGGTCATGTTCGACCTGCGCCGTGTCGACTCGCCCCTCTCCTTCTCGGGCCTCTCTTCTCAGCACGTCTTCGTCGACAACGGCACCAGCCAGCTCGACCTCGCACTCACCGCCACCGAGCTGCCCGACTCTTCTCTCCAGCTCTTCTTCCAGTTCCGCACCGACCTCTTCGAGCACGCCTCCGTCGAGCGCATGCTCACTCACTTCGTCCTCCTGCTCGAACAGGTCCTCGCCGCTCCACAGGCGCCTCTCTCCAGCCTCTCGCTTCTCTCCGTGGAGGAGCGCCAGCGCGTCCTCTTCGACTTCAACGAC